The genomic stretch CACTAAGACAAgtgaatatttgatttttataccTTTTTGAACACTAAGTACATTGTCTTAtatacagtaggccctcaataaatatttttagtgaaTAACTGAATGAAGCACCTCTATTAATGGTAGAAATACTTTTCAAATTACTGGGAAGCACAGTTCTAAAACTTCTCCATAAATTTTGTTTAATCCATTAACGTATACACAGACAACCTGCACCATAGCTTTTCTACCACTTATGTTAGAAATTCCTTTTATacttaatatttgtttaattacttGATCAATTGGTTAATTCATTTGTAGATATCTTCCTTGGTGAATTTGATCTTTTGATTTTCATGATAGTTTAAAGAGCTATCTAGAGCAGTGCTGTACAATAGAACTTGTCTGTTATGATAGAAACATTATATATCTGTGATGTCCAGTAGAGACTCAGCTTGCCACATGTGACTAATAAACACGTGAAATGTGGTCAGTGTGACTGAGAAACtgaaggtttaattttttttttttgcggtacgggggcctctcactgttgtggcctctcccgttgcggagcacaggctccagacgcgcaggctcagcggccatggctcacaggcccagccgctccgcggcatgtgggatcttcccggaccagggcacgaacccatgtcccctgcatcggcaggcagactctcaaccactgtgccaccagggaagccctaatttcatttaattataaatgacttaaatttttaaaagccacatgTTGCCagtggctactatattggacagcacagatacacctactttattttcatttagctttCCAAGTTATAGCAAGTTTATTTTCTGGGTAATTGTTCTGATTTCACCAACAGTGTGAGGTAAAACTCTTTGAAAcctatggtaaaaaaaaaattatacaagatCTAATTCTAAAAAATTCCCTTATTAGAGTTtggaaatgtttattgaattatgTGCACAGTTAAGATCACAAAACTCATTTTCATAGAATTATAACTTTGATGGAAATAATTCAGTTTACAGTTATTATAGTAAAactatttctttgtatttcatttttgttgcatttatatgaaatgttagGCCACTATATCAAACATACCACAGATCAGTTCTCCCCATATCTTGAGGTGATTTTATTCTAAAGAGAAACATAGGTTCTAAGGACCCATGAACTAATGCTCATTTTAAGATTGGTCCATGTAaagcttttgttcatttttaagcaGCTGATCTAGAAGAAAGTTTTAATGAACATGAACTGGAGCCCTCATCacctaaaagtaaaaagaaaagtcgCAAAGGAAGGCCAcgaaaaactaattttaaaggaCTGTCGGAAGATACCAGGTCCACATCCTCCCATGGAACAGATGAAATGGAGAGTAGTTCCTATGTAAGTAGAAAAATGTTGGATTCTTACTTTTTGTTGCACCATGAATATTTCATCTGAACTGTGTTGATAGGTAAAGTTAATCATTTGAAGTGTTAACTAAGCTTGAGGTACTGATAGCAtattttcatggattttttttcaaggttttcattttcttttacacTTGCAGAGAGATAGGTCTCCACACAGAAGCAGCCCTAGTGACACCAGGCCTAAATGTGGATTTTGTCATGTaggggaggaagaaaatgaagcaagaggaaaactgcatatatttaatgcCAAGAAGGCAGCTGCACATTATAAGTGCATGGTAAGTATGGTGCTTTTTATGTGCCTTTAAACCCAAGTTTTGGAAAAGCATTTAGCTAGTAACCAAATATAGAACTTTCCTCCCCAGCATTAGTGTTTTAGAATTATGAATAGTGTATCCTATAAtctcaaatctttttttaaaagtataattgacttacaatattatattagtttcaggtatacaacatagtgattcgatatttttatacattacaaaatgatcaccacgataagactacttaccatctgtcaccgtacaaagttattacaatattattgactctgtttcctatgctgtacattatatccccatgacttatttattttataacggGAAGTTCTGTAATCCCAAATCTTCATAAactctagattttaaaaaatatagcctTTATGATTTAGTGCGATTTAAAGTAATCCTAAGTATAGTTACTATGTTCCAGATAATCCATAATTAATGATTTCATAACTAAAAATTTCAGCTTTATAAACTTTTCTTGGAAGCTATGTTTGGCCTCCACTATAACCTCGTAAAAGTCTTTCTTATTGCACTTCATATACTATATTGCAGTTATTCATTTATGAGCCTCTTTCCCCTAATAGACTCTTAAATTCCTTGAGGGTAAGAACTATATCTTATCTTTGCATCCTTAGATCCAGGTCTGACATATAGCATATGTAAACATTTTTGAACTAGATTGTATTGAATTACTCATCCCATTTATgattaggttttaaaaaattatattatttagggaatcccctggcggtccagtggttaggagtccacgctctcactgccaagggcccgggttcaattcctggttggggaactaatatcccacaagccacatggcatggccaaaaaaaattttttttagattatattattaatatcagAGGTTCTTAACCAGAGATGCATATCAAATttacctggggagctttttcCATAATATGTACCCTTGGAGTAGATCCCAAACATGTctagtttgaaaaaaaaacctctaggTGATTCTCATCTGCATCTATGATGGAAATTTGtccttttaaactatttttgaaactgtggaaatgtaaaatagttgagATGACAGGGTGACACTGCTGAACTCTCCTTGTTAAATGAAGCATTTAATCTTGGCTCCACACTGGCAACcttagtttcattccattgtccTTATTTTGGGTTATATTTTAATCAGacgtgaatagattaaaaaatatttgagtcaGTACTTGATTATTAAGGAAAAGTAATCTTTCTCAggatattaaaataatgtaacatATTTGTTCTTAAGTTGTTTAATCTTTTTCTCACAAGGATTCTGAATATTAAATGttcctgcatttttcttttctagttattttcttcTGGCACAGTCCAGCTCACAACAACATCAAGAGCAGAATTTGGAGATTTTGATATTAAAACTGTACTTCAGGAGATTAAGCGAGGAAAAAGAATGGTCTGTGCTTTTATGTTTATGCTATGCAACATTACTCTTCTGACTTTGTGCTTTAAATTTAGAACACATCTCAAATTTATCCAGTCatcaaaaaatttaatataaagtaGTTCATATGTTAAAGTGAAGTATATATTTGACTTATTTGTAATATAATAAAGGATGCTGATGTTACTGAAAGTTATTCTTCTTTCTATGTAACTTCATTACCTAAGACAATTATACTGAGATTTATACTTCAGGGTATTTGAGAGTCttttagtaaaataaatgaagatgtgAACATGACACACCTTATtaagtttaaaatgttaaattgttTAAGCTCGCTTAAAGAAAAGTTCCATGACCCCAATAGAACATTGAGAATCTCCCCATGttgttattcattctttttttttttaaataaaaggagattttttttcagagCCTTCTGTTCAGTTAAAGTTCACATACATAGTTAtgtcttttaatatgtttatcgtagctttaaaatttcctttataaaatgtGCCTAAGTCTCATGTTTTTAAACATACTGAATTACTAATAAATAGCTTTAAGAAATAATGGCATCTTTATTTGATGACTTACTCCTTTACAGTCTGTGAATATTATAAAATGTCATTGGAATGCAGAATCTTTTCTTTAAGACAGCAGTTGTCTCAAGAaatgactttatttaaaaaattttttattgtgaaaaatttcaaacatcaaAATTAGAAAGACTAGTAACACACGTCTATCCATCACCTTGACTCATCAGTTATCAAGAATTTGCGGCACTCGTTTCATCTATGCCTTTTATTCTTGTTGcttgaagtattttaaagcagaGCTGAGACTTCATATCATTTCACCTCtacatatttcagtatgtatctcttAAAAGTTGGACATTTTCTTACCTAACCACAATGTCATTACACCTTATAAATTAACAATGAGTCTTCAGTGTTATTTAATACCTAGTTCGTATTTCCCCAGTTGTATCAAAACTATCTTTTTAAAGTTGGTTTGTGTGAATCAGAGGAGGTTCACATATTACATTTGGTTGTTATATTTCCCTTAAGTAATCTAGGGCACTCCCTCCTCCCTgtctttgttgtttctgtttttgttttgttgtatgCCATTGACATgttgaagaaaacaaattaattgtCCTGTAGAATATCCCACatgttttatttgtctgtttgctttttcACAATGCTATTTAACTTGTCCCTCTATCCgccagattttcttttaaagtggaAGTTAGATGTAAAGCTTGATTAGATTCATTTTCAACATTTTGGGGGGTAAGAACACTTCACAGGTGGGACTATATCATCCATATTTTATCACATCAGACAAGTCATAATGTCTGACCTTGGATTCAGGTGGTGAGTTGATCCCTCCGTTGTGAAGCTCCCCTTCGATCTTTCATCTGGCGGTTTCAGGCATTGTTGATCTTTGTCTGAATCCATAAGAAATGACTTTTTCTTTGTGGAACTGCATTTTTGAAGGTATAAAGATTATTGATGTCAGTTGTTCCATTTAAATCCAGTTCAgttttttgatactttgattactCTTCTAAAAATGAAACTCCTTTAAAACAGAATGTGGAGtactaaagaaaaagtaaagaggaaaaaaatcacttcatcGTATGTAGCACAATGTTGTGTCATACAGCTAAAGTCAAATAGGTGACTAGGATAACAATTCACATTCTCTTGATCAACTTATTTACCTCTGCACTGTTGAATCTTAGTGTCAACACTAACCTAGCATTTCCCCAAGTGTGCTCCAAAGGAAGTCAGTCCATCGGGATGCTCTCCCACTGCTCCAAAGTTAAAAGGGCATCTGGAGTTCAATAAACTCGGGAACTGTTTACTATACcctccttcctggaggaaggCTGTCAGAAGTTCTGCAATCAAGTAATCTGTTGAAAACTAGCATTTCTCAAACTTCTTTGACTATGAAACCCTTCTTCCAACAATCACCTTAAGTCTTAAAAAGATGTCAGCCCCTTTAGTCTGTTTCTGCCCTTTTGCCTACTTGGTAGCAATCCCTCTCTGAGAATCTTCTCATTCTTCCCCGCAGTCATAATAGGAAAGGAACTGATctcagggagaaaaagaagccaaccactaaaatatagaatatatttttgtgtgtgtgtttggcagtATTAAGGAGTGTTCCCTTTATGTTTCGATGTCAGCTCTCTGATGGTTAGTGGTTAAATAATGGAAACATCAGGGGTGACTACATATTAGAAAGTCTATCAAAGTTTGATTTAAATTGCAGTGTTATTTAATACATATGCTATACAATAAGTTCAGTGCACTCTTTTTCAATAGAAAAACTGGCTGTTTTCTTTGTAACGTGGACTGTTTGGCTGAAATAgctaaaatagaagaaataagatTGCATAAACTTTGAAATACTGCTTATgattattctttctcttcccttaaaCAGAAATGTACACTTTGCAGTCAGCCCGGTGCTACTATTGGATGTGAAATAAAAGCCTGTGTTAAGACTTACCATTACCACTGTGGAGTACAAGACAAAGCTAAATACATTGAAAATATGTCACGAGGAATTTACAAGTAAGAGAACAATTGTCCATTTTCCTAAACTTGTCAGTAAGTAACTGCCCTTAAATAGATGACATTAGTTTACTTGCTCACTCTTCTTAGGTGGTGTTTAGCCAAGTGTAGAATACTAAGGACTCTGTATAAGAAATGAGTACTGCAATTGACATTTTCCTCTGCCTACACATCCCTGGATTAGCATTCATTCAATCAGTATTTTTatgcttcctgtgtgccaggcattgtgctaggagCTGGGCATACAATAGTGATCAAAACAGACAGAGACAGTGTCCTCATgaaagcttacagtctagtgggagagagATATATCAATTAAATGGTCACATAAATATACAATCATAAACTTCGTAAGTGCTGTAAAAGATGTTACAAAGCGCTGTGACAGCATGTAACAAGGAGGAGCTAACCTACTAGTCTGTAGTGGGGGAGTGTTTGGGAATTTCCTTAAGGAAATAGTGCTTGAGCAGAGATATGAAGGGCGAAATGAATGTGGGCATTGGGAAGGcgttctaggcagagagaacagcgtGTGCAAGGCCCTAAGATGGGAGAGAAACAAGGGAGCAAATGAGGGGGTGTGGGTGGTAGGAGGCTACTGCTGAGGGTCCAGGTGAGAATTGTGGGTAACTTAGAATAGGATATAGTTGTGAAGGCAGAAGTTGAAAAGATACACTTGGAAGACTGATGAAAGAATAAGGTTTGGAGATTTGGGATTACATGTTACCCTCTTTTTTATGGGCCTCCACTTACCAGTGCTGCGTTGGGCTAGTGTTATCAATGTGAATCTACAATGGTTCCCTTTGTTTAATCGAATGGAGAATAAGTTGGAGATCCCTGAATATTTATTTGGTTTGCCTTTGCAAGTTGTAAAGCACTTCCTTGCTCTCACATTCCCAGCGTGCAATAAACCAGTGACTCGGGGTCTCCTATTCCATGGACAAAGCAGTTTGCGTAAGCAGTCACCAAGTCATTTGGGTGATTGCGTGAGGTGCTAATGCTGTATTATAAAATTGGCCAAACTTCGCTTAATAATAAAGGCACATGTTTTTCAAGCGAGTTCTATCAAGCCTTGAAGGAACAGATAATTCCAATGTTATTTAGAGACGTCCAGCAcatagcaaaaaatggaaaacttctTGGTTCATTCTGTAACACGTGCATAGCTGTGACACCAAACCTAACAAAGACAGcatttaacaacaaaaattttaaaactagagACAAGTCTtaacttttataaatatatgtaccaaaatctgaaataaaatattagaaaatcaaatccAGGGCTGTAGTCTAACAATTTAAAGATTATTCAAAATTAGGAAATATATAAATGTGACCTGTtacaattaataaagaaaaatcctAGTGGATAGTGGAAAGACATTTGATACCATTCAACATCgatttctgaattttaaagtaAGGTAGCAAGAGTGCTCTTGGTGGTAAGCTAGGAGTCTTAATAGAGTGTTAGGAGAGGCAAAAACGGCAAACAGCTTATTTAGTGTTAAAGTAAATGGACCATGGTTCTTAGCCAGAGCTGAGCCTCAGAATCGCCTGGAGGTGGATATGGCCCTCTTTAGAAATGTTCATGCCTAGGTCCTACCCTCAGATTTAAATTCAGTGGGTTGAGGCCCAAACCGTGTATTTTGATGACTCCGCAGGTGATTCTCAGGTTCATCTCTAATTGAGAGCCACTATATCAATACACTTTCattcagatcaggaacaagacaaaggtgcCAACTGCCAACATTACTGTCACTCTTTTTCTTGAGGGTTAAGCCTGTGcaatgagaaaaggaaggagaatgtATAGTAAATgttgtgaaggagaaaaataaaattgtcaataTTATTGACATTACTGTCTACCaagaaaatccaaagaaatcaACTCTGAATTTATTAAAACTTATAAGAGCTCAGTAAGGCTGCTGAATatgagatgaatttttaaaaacaattccagTAATAACTACTtagaaaatgtaaaggaaaaatgtctatcccaccacacacacacacacacacacacgtgtgcatacacatacaccaaTGGTGAACCTTTCttaaaaaatagcattttacATAGGACCCCAATGAATGACGAAATATATTATGTTCCTTGATAGACTCAACTTTGAAAGATACctattctccccaaattaatctatatacttaatacaattttaatgaaatccaacttTTTGAGTTTTATCTAAAAAAGTAAATGTGGTATTATTGTCTATTAGTAATGATTGTTACCTTATataacaggaaaagaaatagaagcttaaacaagatagaagttTGTTTCTCCCCTAAAAGACGTCCAGAGGAAAGCAGTGCAGATGTGGTAGGCAGCTTCTCAGTGTTATCATTGGCCCCCATTAGCGCCTTTCTGCTGTCTCCTCCTTGGGCTTCCTTCCATAGGAAGCAGGAGGAAGCAAGGGCAAAGGAAGATGGAAGGACAAAGTAGCTGTTGCTCCAGCTGAGTCAGGCTTTAATCAGCCTTCCTGGAAGTTCCATACATGCTTCTGCTCAGCATCTCATTTGCCAGAATTTAGTCATATGTCCGAAGGAGGCTGGGAAGTATACTCTTAGTGGACACATTGCTACCCAAACGAATTTAGTACTATGGAGGGTGGTGGGGGATAGATATTGGGGTAGCCAACTAGTATATCACATGAAGCCAAGaaaatttttaatgcaattgAGAGGAGAAATCCCCTGTTAGATATCAAAGCCAATCATATAGCAATTAAAACAGTATCACAGAAGATAGATCACAGAAGATCACAGAAGATAGATCCGTGTCTTTGTTGGAATCTTATAAATAATTATGgtagcattttatatatgtggaGACAGAATGGATTAATTCAGTACCTGATATCTATACAGTTGGCTCTCCATTTAGAAAACAGTCTTGAcccagggaactgtactcaatattctctaataacctatatgggaaaagaatcactgattcactttgctgtacacctgaaactaacacaacattgtaagttaactatactccaataaaaatttaaaaacaaagaaaaagaaaagaaaacaatcttgAGTATAGGTGGCCTTTCTAAGCATGATAGGGAACTCAGAACTTttatttgactacattaaaattagacTACCTAAAGAGACCTCCAAATCATTACGAAAAACacaacccagtttaaaaaatgggtaaaggacgtGAACAGGCAGTTTATAGAAGAAATAGCCATGGgttataagcacatgaaaaactgttcAACCTTATTAGTAATGaatcaaatgcaaattaaaacaagatctTACCAATTTTGGCAAAGATGAATAGGATTTAGACTATCTACTGTTAGCTAGGTTTTTGAGACACAAGCATTCTTATTCCATGTTAAGGTTGAATAtaataaattggtacaacttttTAGGAGAGCAATTTATTATTGGAGATGAAAACCTTAAAATAATGTATAT from Phocoena phocoena chromosome X, mPhoPho1.1, whole genome shotgun sequence encodes the following:
- the PHF6 gene encoding PHD finger protein 6 isoform X2, whose amino-acid sequence is MSSSVEQKKGPTRQRKCGFCKSNRDKECGQLLISENQKVAAHHKCMLFSSALVSSHSDNESLGGFSIEDVQKEIKRGTKLMCSLCHCPGATIGCDVKTCHRTYHYHCALHDKAQIREKPSQGIYMVYCRKHKKTAHNSEADLEESFNEHELEPSSPKSKKKSRKGRPRKTNFKGLSEDTRSTSSHGTDEMESSSYRDRSPHRSSPSDTRPKCGFCHVGEEENEARGKLHIFNAKKAAAHYKCMLFSSGTVQLTTTSRAEFGDFDIKTVLQEIKRGKRMKCTLCSQPGATIGCEIKACVKTYHYHCGVQDKAKYIENMSRGIYKLYCKNHSGNDERDEEDEERESKSRGKVEIDQQQLTQQQLNGN
- the PHF6 gene encoding PHD finger protein 6 isoform X1, with protein sequence MSSSVEQKKGPTRQRKCGFCKSNRDKECGQLLISENQKVAAHHKCMLFSSALVSSHSDNESLGGFSIEDVQKEIKRGTKLMCSLCHCPGATIGCDVKTCHRTYHYHCALHDKAQIREKPSQGIYMVYCRKHKKTAHNSEAADLEESFNEHELEPSSPKSKKKSRKGRPRKTNFKGLSEDTRSTSSHGTDEMESSSYRDRSPHRSSPSDTRPKCGFCHVGEEENEARGKLHIFNAKKAAAHYKCMLFSSGTVQLTTTSRAEFGDFDIKTVLQEIKRGKRMKCTLCSQPGATIGCEIKACVKTYHYHCGVQDKAKYIENMSRGIYKLYCKNHSGNDERDEEDEERESKSRGKVEIDQQQLTQQQLNGN